The segment ATGAATGCTTTATACTGAAGAGTGATAGAAATAGTGTATTGGTACGATACAATCCTTTTACACGAACAATTAATAAAGTTAAAAAGAGTAAGAATTTTGGTATAGAACCTCGAAATGCAGAGCAGAGTTTTGCTTTTGATATTTTAAATGACCCCAATATAAAACTAGTAGGACTAACAGGTAAGGCGGGTACAGGAAAAACGCTTCTAGCTTTAGCTTCTGCCTTAAGACAATTGGGTGATTATAAGCAAATATTATTGGCAAGACCAATTGTGTCTCTATCCAATAAAGATATTGGTTTCTTACCAGGTGATGCTACAGAAAAAGTATCTCCTTATATGCAACCTCTGTTTGATAATTTAAATGTGATAAAAAATCAATTTGATGGAACTTCTTCAGAGTCTAGCAAGATTGAAGAGATGTTGAAGAGTAAACAGCTTGTGATTGAAGCATTAGCTTTTATTAGAGGAAGAAGTTTGACAGATATGTATTGTATTATTGATGAAGCTCAGAACTTAACCCCTCATGAGGTTAAGACAATTATTACTCGTGCAGGAGAAAATACAAAAATGGTATTTACAGGTGATATTCAACAAATAGACCACCCCTACTTAGATGTAGAATCAAATGGCTTGGTATATATGATTGATAAAATGAAAGATCAGCCCTTGTTTGCTCATGTAAATTTGATTAAAGGAGAAAGAAGTGAATTAAGTGAGTTGGCAAGTAATATACTTTGACTTTTTGAAAAATAGAACATAAAATAGCTCTTTTTAGTAAAAAGAAAATGTAAAGCAGCTTGAATACATAAATAAAACATATCTTTGCAATTCGAATATAAAAAAGTAAAAAAAGTGAAATTAGATTTTTTTAAACGTTATCTATCCTCTCGAGTTCTCCCTATTTGGATGATTTTGTTCTTGGATATTGCAGTAATTATTATTTCCGTACTATTGGCCTATATTTTAAGATATAATGTGCCAATGTTTGTAGAAAACTATGTGGCAATTTTTAAGAGTATTGTCTTAATCGTTTTAATCAATGTTCTTTTCTTTAGAGTTTTTCGTACATATTCTAATATTCTACGTTTCTCTTCTTCTGTTGATATACTTCGCATTATAATGTCATTAACTGTATCATACGGTTTATTGATAGTGATGGAACAAGCGTTCCGATATTTTACAGGTGATAGTCGTATTCAAACTAGTATATTGTTAATTGCTTATGTGGCTAACTGTTCTATGATGATTTCATTAAGGATAATTGTTAAAACTTTCTTTGAAGCATTGGGGGCTTCTTTTAAAAGACGAACAAATGTCTTTATTTACGGAGCGAAAGAGGCTGGAGTAAATATTGCTAAGTCTATTCGTATTGGTATGAAGGAGCATTATCGAATACGAGGTTTTATAGCCGATGAGTCTGAATTAATAAATAAAGTATTGATGGGTGTTAAAGTCTATCCCAATGATGCTGATCTTATGGATGTTTTAACAGAAAAAGAAGTTCATACAATCATTGTTTCTCCAGCTAAAATTGATAAATTAAAGAACTCTGCATACACTGATAAGTTACTTGAGCATAAAGTTAAATTATTGACAGTACCTCCAATAAGTGAATGGAACAGTCAGACATTAACAACTCAGCAGATAAAAGAGATTCAGATTGAAGATCTCTTGCAAAGAGAGCCTATTAAAGTAGATATTCGTAAAATAGCATCACATTTGGAGGGTAAGAGAGTAATGATTACGGGTGCTGCTGGCTCTATCGGGAGTGAAATTATGCGTCAAGTAGCGACTTTTAATCCTTATGACTTGATTTTGATAGATCAAGCTGAAACTCCCCTTCATGATATTCGTTTGGAACTAATTGATAAATGGCGTAATATTGATGCAGAAACCATTGTTGCAGATATTACAAATCAATCAAGAATGGAATCGATATTTAAAGAGTTTAAGCCTCAATATATTTTCCATGCTGCAGCATACAAGCATGTTCCTATGATGGAAGACAATGTTTCTGAGTCCATTCAAGTGAATGTAGGTGGAACGAAGACTATTGCTGATTTAGCGGTTAAGTACAATGCCGAAAAATTTGTGATGATTTCTACTGATAAAGCTGTAAATCCTACTAATGTGATGGGTTGTTCTAAGCGTCTTGCAGAAATTTATGTACAATCTCTTGCTCGTAAATTAGCTAAAAC is part of the Bacteroides coprosuis DSM 18011 genome and harbors:
- a CDS encoding PhoH family protein (COGs: COG1875 ATPase related to phosphate starvation-inducible protein PhoH~InterPro IPR006596:IPR003714~KEGG: bth:BT_1334 PhoH-like protein~PFAM: PhoH-like protein~SMART: Nucleotide binding protein, PINc~SPTR: PhoH family protein;~IMG reference gene:2504106796~PFAM: PhoH-like protein), which produces MGKKNFILDTNVILHDYNCLRNFEENDIYLPIVVLEELDKFKKGNEQINFNSREFIREIDALSEGDLFKEGVSLGDDLGRLFIVVGNVEAKKVKACFALNKPDHYILAATEYVAEQHPGMQTILVSKDVNLRMKARAVGLPSEDYINDKVNNIDIFEREHETITTANSELIDRIYSSYDGVDAKELEVGEALRPNECFILKSDRNSVLVRYNPFTRTINKVKKSKNFGIEPRNAEQSFAFDILNDPNIKLVGLTGKAGTGKTLLALASALRQLGDYKQILLARPIVSLSNKDIGFLPGDATEKVSPYMQPLFDNLNVIKNQFDGTSSESSKIEEMLKSKQLVIEALAFIRGRSLTDMYCIIDEAQNLTPHEVKTIITRAGENTKMVFTGDIQQIDHPYLDVESNGLVYMIDKMKDQPLFAHVNLIKGERSELSELASNIL
- a CDS encoding polysaccharide biosynthesis protein CapD (COGs: COG1086 nucleoside-diphosphate sugar epimerase~InterPro IPR003869~KEGG: bfs:BF2848 putative capsular polysaccharide biosynthesis protein~PFAM: Polysaccharide biosynthesis protein CapD-like~SPTR: Putative uncharacterized protein;~IMG reference gene:2504106797~PFAM: Polysaccharide biosynthesis protein) is translated as MQFEYKKVKKVKLDFFKRYLSSRVLPIWMILFLDIAVIIISVLLAYILRYNVPMFVENYVAIFKSIVLIVLINVLFFRVFRTYSNILRFSSSVDILRIIMSLTVSYGLLIVMEQAFRYFTGDSRIQTSILLIAYVANCSMMISLRIIVKTFFEALGASFKRRTNVFIYGAKEAGVNIAKSIRIGMKEHYRIRGFIADESELINKVLMGVKVYPNDADLMDVLTEKEVHTIIVSPAKIDKLKNSAYTDKLLEHKVKLLTVPPISEWNSQTLTTQQIKEIQIEDLLQREPIKVDIRKIASHLEGKRVMITGAAGSIGSEIMRQVATFNPYDLILIDQAETPLHDIRLELIDKWRNIDAETIVADITNQSRMESIFKEFKPQYIFHAAAYKHVPMMEDNVSESIQVNVGGTKTIADLAVKYNAEKFVMISTDKAVNPTNVMGCSKRLAEIYVQSLARKLAKTHESPVNFITTRFGNVLGSNGSVIPRFKDQIRRGGPVTVTHPDIIRYFMTIPEACRLVLEAGSMGNGGEIFIFDMGEPVKILDLAKRMISLSGCDDTVKVVFTGLRHGEKLYEELLNVKELTKPTYHDKIMIANVREYDYDEVNQCMINLIKTSYCYDQMVIVSAMKDIVPEFISKNSCFEELDKVESKKTLVS